In Heliangelus exortis chromosome Z, bHelExo1.hap1, whole genome shotgun sequence, a genomic segment contains:
- the ATP5F1A gene encoding ATP synthase subunit alpha, mitochondrial — MLSARVAAVLARSLPRQAGLISRNTLGAAFVATRNIHASKTCFQKTGTAEVSSILEERILGADTSAELEETGRVLSIGDGIARVYGLRNVQAEEMVEFSSGLKGMSLNLEPDNVGVVVFGNDRLIKEGDVVKRTGAIVDVPVGEELLGRVVDALGNPIDGKGPIASKTRRRVGLKAPGIIPRISVREPMQTGIKAVDSLVPIGRGQRELIIGDRQTGKTSIAIDTIINQKRFNDGTDEKKKLYCIYVAIGQKRSTVAQLVKRLTDADAMKYTIVVSATASDAAPLQYLAPYSGCSMGEYFRDNGKHALIIYDDLSKQAVAYRQMSLLLRRPPGREAYPGDVFYLHSRLLERAAKMNDSFGGGSLTALPVIETQAGDVSAYIPTNVISITDGQIFLETELFYKGIRPAINVGLSVSRVGSAAQTRAMKQVAGTMKLELAQYREVAAFAQFGSDLDAATQQLLNRGVRLTELLKQGQYVPMAIEEQVAVIYAGVRGHLDKLEPSKITKFESAFLAHVVSQHQALLSTIRTEGKISDQTEAKLKEIVTNFLSTFEA; from the exons ATGCTCTCCGCCCGCGTGGCTGCCGTCCTCGCCCGCTCCCTGCCGCGGCAGGCCGGCCTG ATTTCCAGAAACACCCTGGGTGCAGCTTTTGTTGCCACAAGAAACATCCATGCCTCCAAAACATGCTTTCAGAAAACTG gcactgctgaagTATCCTCCATTCTGGAGGAACGTATTTTGGGAGCTGACacctctgctgagctggaggagaCTGGCCGTGTGCTCTCCATTGGGGATGGAATTGCCCGTGTGTATGGCCTCAGAAATGTCCAAGCAGAAGAAATGGTTGAGTTCTCTTCTGGGCTGAAG GGCATGTCCTTGAATTTGGAGCCTGACAACGTTGGTGTTGTCGTGTTTGGCAACGACAGACTGATCAAGGAAGGGGATGTTGTGAAGAGGACAGGAGCCATCGTGGATGTTCCTGttggggaggagctgctgggccGCGTTGTAGATGCCCTGGGCAACCCAATAGACGGGAAG GGTCCTATTGCATCCAAGACCCGTAGAAGAGTTGGCTTAAAGGCCCCTGGAATCATTCCCAGAATCTCTGTGCGTGAGCCCATGCAGACTGGGATTAAGGCTGTAGACAGCTTGGTGCCAATTGGCCGTGGCCAGCGAGAGCTGATCATTGGTGACAGGCAGACTGG GAAAACTTCAATTGCAATTGACACAATAATCAACCAGAAAAGATTCAATGATGgaacagatgagaaaaagaagCTGTACTGCATCTATGTTGCAATTGGCCAGAAGAGATCTACTGTTGCTCAGCTGGTGAAGAGGCTCACTGATGCAG ATGCCATGAAGTACACCATCGTGGTGTCTGCCACAGCATCAGACGCAGCTCCCCTTCAGTACCTGGCTCCCTATTCAGGCTGCTCCATGGGGGAATACTTCAGAGACAACGGGAAACACGCATTAATCATCTACGATGACTTATCCAAACAG GCTGTTGCCTATCGTCAGATGTCTCTGCTGCTGCGTCGTCCACCTGGTCGTGAGGCCTACCCAGGTGATGTGTTCTACCTGCACTCCCGtctgctggagagagcagcCAAGATGAACGATTCCTTTGGAGGTGGCTCTCTGACTGCCCTGCCTGTCATTGAAACTCAGGCTGGTGATGTGTCTGCTTACATTCCAACCAATGTCATCTCCATCACTGATGGACAG ATTTTCTTGGAAACTGAGTTGTTCTACAAAGGTATTCGTCCAGCCATCAATGTGGGTCTGTCTGTGTCCCGTGTAGGCTCTGCTGCTCAGACCAGGGCTATGAAGCAG GTGGCAGGTACCATGAAGCTGGAATTGGCTCAGTACCGTGAAGTTGCTGCCTTTGCCCAGTTTGGGTCTGATCTGGATGCAGCCACACAGCAGCTGTTGAACCGTGGCGTACGTCTGACAGAGCTCCTCAAACAGGGACAGTATG tgccCATGGCTATTGAGGAACAAGTAGCAGTCATCTATGCTGGTGTAAGAGGTCACTTGGACAAGCTGGAGCCCAGCAAGATCACTAAATTTGAAAGTGCTTTCCTAGCTCATGTGGTGAGCCAGCACCAGGCCCTCCTCTCCACAATCAG GACCGAAGGGAAGATCTCTGACCAGACAGAAGCTAAGTTGAAGGAAATAGTCACGAATTTCCTGTCTACTTTTGAGGCATAA
- the HAUS1 gene encoding HAUS augmin-like complex subunit 1 translates to MERKARRVGLWLRKIYGNKPIPQFKVTETSVNILYEIAMYSEARDREISLLIENVKQKTAEYEAEAKYLQSILEGSLGLSPSRLSRKASRCLDALARSAMILQTKDTSLVSFFGAINDMTAELYATEAKNRKMERKLIRMRDKLTATLLLEQKLKEDIKKAEEQLEEASTRFEIRKRDLKFLTDKSLDMSIRIGIAEEKFLASGFDVSLTHDSLMELSEEVAKLTKEIAPLQKKLKAYQDLPPVIIFSTHLLYFIIRARVKIAEAKRELNILDEMFTAEIDKAFS, encoded by the exons ATGGAGAGGAAAGCGAGGCGG GTTGGTTTGTGGCTAAGGAAAATATATGGGAATAAGCCTATTCCACAGTTTAAAGTGACTGAGACATCAGTTAATATCTTGTATGAGATTGCAATGTACAGTGAAGCAAGAGACAGGGAAATTTCTTTGCTGATAGAGAACGTGAAGCAGAAGACAGCAGAATATGAAGCAGAAG ctAAATATCTACAGAGCATTCTGGAAGGAAGCCTGGGTCTTTCCCCATCCAGGCTGTCCCGCAAAGCCTCCCGATGTCTTGATGCCCTGGCAAGGAGTGCAATGATACTTCAAACAAAGGACACTTCTCTTGTCAG CTTCTTCGGGGCCATCAATGATATGACTGCAGAGCTGTATGCAACAGAAgccaaaaacagaaaaatggaaaggaaactGATCAGGATGAGGGACAAACTAACTGcaacactgctgctggagcagaagttAAAGGA ggatattaaaaaagcagaagaacaaCTGGAAGAAGCAAGTACCAGGTTTGAAATCCGAAAACGTGATTTGAAGTTCTTAACAGACAAAAGTCTGGATATGTCAATCAGGATCGGAATTGCTGAG GAGAAGTTTCTGGCCTCTGGCTTTGACGTGTCGCTGACACATGATTCACTCATGGAGTTGTCTGAG GAAGTGGCTAAACTGACTAAAGAAATTGCACCTTTGCAGAAGAAGCTGAAGGCTTACCAAGATTTACCccctgtaattattttttccactcaTCTATTGTATTT CATTATTCGTGCACGAGTGAAGATCGCAGAAGCCAAACGAGAACTG aaTATCTTGGACGAAATGTTCACAGCAGAGATTGATAAGGCATTTTCTTAG